The Pirellulales bacterium genome has a window encoding:
- a CDS encoding trypsin-like peptidase domain-containing protein: MHLHAVVACLAMTGAGQTELLDFTASWCGPCRQMAPVVESLAAQGNPIRKVDYDSQRDLVARYNVTAIPCFVMLVDGQEVDRAVGNVGQARLQQMLSLAQRGSTAGAIPRSPAQAPARLTSAVQGRPRTFAEDPAPAPADFAVRGQSPDNGAPAPFAPPAAMPPHGPLPGVHSPDPLITSQPSVPQGPHRDALAAAGASLAINTRAAQQCLASSVRLRIADADGNSVGSGTIIDAREGEALVLTCGHVFRESKGQGRVTVDMFGPGAPKNVVGQVIGYDLKRDVGLVSFRPGVPVTVARLAPPGYSVKTGDPVLSIGCDNGREPSVRNSHVTSTDKFLPPPNIQVAGQPVEGRSGGGLFTAAGLLVGVCNAADPTDNEGLYAGLGSIHGEIARKGLTEMMAAPVAAQPNRPEPTAMAQSMPVTNMNSAVPRVVPTSSDDPRGPIGGPAMGAPLTPAEQSVLEKVRGTSGDAEVICIIKPLKDPHAMSEIVVVDRASQDLLRQLAAERRTQTAKRIAPPGTQTSAAPQPVPARADLTGAAHSWQPNTGVQRFR; encoded by the coding sequence ATGCATCTGCATGCCGTCGTGGCGTGTCTCGCAATGACGGGGGCTGGGCAGACCGAGTTATTGGATTTCACGGCCAGTTGGTGCGGACCTTGCCGGCAAATGGCGCCGGTCGTCGAGTCTTTGGCCGCACAAGGCAATCCGATTCGTAAAGTCGATTACGACAGCCAGCGCGACCTGGTGGCGCGCTACAACGTGACCGCCATTCCCTGTTTCGTGATGCTCGTCGACGGCCAGGAAGTGGACCGCGCCGTGGGCAACGTCGGCCAGGCGCGCTTGCAGCAGATGCTCAGCCTGGCCCAGCGCGGCTCGACCGCCGGCGCCATCCCTCGCTCACCGGCTCAAGCGCCGGCACGATTGACGAGCGCCGTGCAAGGGCGCCCGCGGACCTTCGCCGAGGACCCGGCCCCCGCACCCGCCGATTTTGCGGTGCGTGGACAATCGCCTGACAACGGCGCGCCAGCACCGTTTGCGCCGCCGGCGGCCATGCCTCCCCATGGACCGCTCCCGGGCGTGCATAGCCCTGATCCCCTGATCACCTCGCAACCCAGCGTGCCGCAGGGACCGCATCGCGACGCTTTGGCCGCGGCCGGCGCATCGCTGGCGATCAATACCAGGGCCGCGCAGCAATGCCTGGCCTCGAGCGTTCGTTTGCGGATCGCGGATGCCGACGGAAACTCTGTCGGCTCCGGCACGATCATCGACGCTCGTGAAGGCGAAGCGCTCGTGCTCACCTGCGGTCACGTCTTTCGCGAATCGAAAGGACAAGGCCGGGTCACGGTCGATATGTTCGGCCCAGGCGCGCCGAAGAACGTCGTCGGACAGGTCATCGGCTACGATCTGAAGCGCGACGTCGGGCTCGTCAGCTTCCGACCCGGCGTACCGGTCACGGTCGCGCGCTTGGCGCCCCCGGGATACTCGGTCAAAACTGGCGATCCGGTTCTCAGCATCGGCTGCGACAATGGTCGCGAGCCAAGCGTTCGCAACAGCCACGTCACAAGCACCGACAAGTTCCTGCCGCCCCCCAATATTCAAGTCGCGGGGCAGCCGGTCGAAGGACGCAGCGGCGGTGGCTTGTTCACGGCGGCCGGTCTGCTCGTGGGCGTGTGCAACGCGGCCGACCCGACCGACAACGAAGGGCTGTACGCGGGGCTCGGCTCGATTCATGGCGAGATCGCCCGCAAAGGCCTGACCGAGATGATGGCTGCACCCGTCGCCGCTCAGCCGAACCGTCCTGAGCCGACCGCTATGGCCCAGAGCATGCCGGTTACGAACATGAACAGCGCGGTGCCGCGCGTCGTGCCGACCAGCTCGGACGATCCGCGTGGCCCCATCGGTGGCCCAGCGATGGGCGCTCCTCTGACACCCGCCGAGCAATCGGTGCTGGAAAAGGTGCGCGGCACGTCGGGCGACGCCGAGGTGATCTGCATCATCAAGCCGCTCAAGGATCCGCACGCGATGAGCGAGATCGTGGTCGTCGATCGGGCCTCGCAGGACTTGTTGCGCCAGTTGGCCGCCGAGCGGCGTACCCAGACGGCAAAGCGCATCGCACCCCCGGGGACGCAGACGTCCGCGGCGCCGCAGCCGGTGCCGGCGCGGGCAGACCTGACCGGCGCGGCTCACAGCTGGCAGCCTAACACGGGCGTACAGCGATTCCGCTAA